Proteins from one Tsuneonella aeria genomic window:
- a CDS encoding rod shape-determining protein MreD, which yields MIGEISARARRDRYGSKINRTHSPLLAYAVPVLSIMLGSLIPQLPIASAVPLMPPLGYLLLLSWRFVRPGLLPVWAGFPLGLFDDLFSGQPFGSAIALWSVTMLGMELFEARFPWRGFFQDWLVAGVIVTWYLVIAALFSGGRVDGTMLLVLLPQIVLSVSIIPLLSRLVAGLDRFRLSRVRVLG from the coding sequence GTGATCGGCGAAATTTCCGCCCGAGCCCGGCGCGATCGCTACGGCAGCAAGATCAACCGGACTCACTCGCCGCTGCTTGCCTACGCGGTCCCGGTCCTTTCGATCATGCTGGGATCGTTGATCCCGCAGCTTCCCATCGCCAGCGCGGTCCCGCTCATGCCGCCGCTCGGCTACCTCCTCCTGCTGTCCTGGCGCTTCGTGCGACCTGGTCTCCTGCCGGTGTGGGCGGGTTTCCCGCTCGGGCTGTTCGACGACCTGTTCAGCGGCCAGCCATTCGGAAGCGCGATAGCGCTGTGGTCCGTGACCATGCTGGGCATGGAACTGTTCGAAGCACGGTTCCCCTGGCGCGGATTCTTTCAGGACTGGCTGGTGGCAGGGGTCATAGTGACTTGGTATCTGGTTATCGCCGCCCTTTTCTCGGGCGGCCGGGTCGACGGCACGATGCTGCTCGTCCTGTTGCCGCAAATCGTCCTGTCGGTGAGCATCATCCCGCTGCTTTCCCGCCTGGTGGCCGGGCTTGATCGTTTCCGCCTGTCCCGCGTGCGAGTCCTCGGATGA
- the mrdA gene encoding penicillin-binding protein 2 produces MIARRRRRRAKPFVSPATLATTFERRSFVIGALQGGLGLLLTGRMAYLSIFENEKYRTEAESNRVNLSLIPPRRGWILDRNGAPLASNKADFRVDIIPERMRDPKGEVAALAPILGLDAEKVQDLHDKIDEARGFAPIEVASGLDYEQFAAVSVRLPDLPGVVPQRGFSRFYPTGPSVGHLIGFVGPASAEEYEKDRNPILITPGYKIGKDGLEKQFEKRLRGVPGARRVEVTASGRLVRDLETREDIQGKPLTLTIDGPLQDYAARRIGLESGSVVVMDCQSGDLLCMASMPSFDPNSFSDGIGRIEYSMLSQDERVPLRNKVLKGLYPPGSTVKPMVAMAFLEAGLDPNATVSCRGGLRVGNRTFHCWDRGGHGTVDMAKAVYQSCDVYFYYFAQRLGMDVIAPMARRCGMGEEFPLPVLSQFYGTVPDPAWKLKKYGQAWQPYDTVNATIGQGYMLANPLQLAVMAGRLATGRKLMPRLLLDPSLPQPASMNFHGDHVQVMQQAMSDVVNGPGTAGRAKLPIPDVLMAGKTGTAQVVGLNISSGKGGLWKYRDHGLFIFFAPFDNPRYAGAVVIEHGGGSASAYPIARDVMTFMFDPKKGLEALDALEKQWGGTPQQRLEARYRSYASAAGERIGPAPRRVEDVFARVDAESRAPQPLETAAVNPPPEPVGRAAPAAGGDPR; encoded by the coding sequence ATGATCGCGCGACGGCGCCGGAGGCGCGCCAAGCCGTTCGTGAGCCCGGCGACACTGGCGACGACATTCGAGCGGCGCAGCTTTGTGATAGGGGCGCTACAGGGCGGATTGGGGCTGCTGCTCACTGGGCGGATGGCCTACCTCTCCATCTTCGAGAACGAGAAGTATCGTACCGAGGCGGAAAGCAATCGGGTCAACCTGTCGTTGATCCCTCCCCGGCGTGGCTGGATACTCGACCGGAACGGCGCGCCGCTCGCCTCGAACAAGGCGGACTTTCGCGTCGACATCATTCCGGAACGCATGCGGGACCCGAAGGGCGAAGTGGCTGCCCTCGCCCCCATCCTGGGCCTAGACGCCGAAAAGGTGCAGGATCTTCACGACAAGATCGATGAGGCGCGCGGCTTTGCGCCGATCGAGGTGGCAAGCGGGCTCGACTACGAACAGTTCGCGGCCGTCAGCGTGCGTCTTCCCGACCTACCGGGCGTTGTGCCGCAGCGCGGCTTTTCGCGCTTCTATCCCACCGGCCCTTCGGTCGGGCACCTAATCGGGTTCGTCGGCCCGGCGAGCGCCGAAGAGTACGAGAAGGACCGCAACCCGATCCTGATCACCCCAGGCTACAAGATCGGCAAGGACGGCCTGGAAAAGCAATTCGAGAAGCGCCTCCGGGGGGTGCCCGGCGCACGGCGGGTCGAGGTGACGGCGTCCGGCCGCCTCGTCCGCGACCTCGAAACGCGCGAGGACATCCAGGGCAAGCCTCTCACGCTGACGATCGATGGGCCGTTGCAGGATTATGCAGCCCGCCGCATCGGGCTGGAGTCGGGCTCGGTCGTGGTCATGGACTGCCAATCCGGTGACCTGCTGTGCATGGCGTCGATGCCCAGCTTCGATCCCAACAGCTTTTCCGACGGCATCGGCCGTATCGAATATTCGATGCTCAGCCAGGACGAGCGGGTGCCCCTTCGCAACAAGGTATTGAAGGGGCTCTATCCGCCGGGGTCCACCGTCAAGCCGATGGTCGCGATGGCCTTTCTCGAGGCTGGGCTTGATCCGAACGCAACCGTTTCGTGCCGCGGCGGCCTGCGGGTCGGCAATCGCACGTTCCATTGCTGGGACCGCGGCGGCCACGGCACCGTGGACATGGCCAAGGCCGTGTACCAGTCATGCGACGTCTATTTCTATTACTTCGCCCAGCGTCTCGGCATGGATGTCATCGCGCCGATGGCGCGGCGTTGCGGCATGGGCGAAGAATTCCCGCTGCCTGTCCTCAGCCAGTTCTATGGCACCGTGCCCGACCCGGCGTGGAAGCTGAAGAAATATGGCCAGGCTTGGCAACCCTACGACACCGTGAACGCGACCATCGGCCAGGGTTACATGCTGGCCAATCCGCTGCAGCTCGCGGTTATGGCGGGGCGCCTCGCCACAGGCCGCAAGCTGATGCCGCGCCTGCTGCTGGACCCGTCCTTGCCGCAGCCCGCGTCGATGAATTTCCACGGCGATCACGTGCAGGTGATGCAACAGGCGATGAGCGACGTGGTCAACGGGCCTGGAACCGCGGGCCGGGCCAAGCTGCCCATCCCCGACGTGCTAATGGCCGGCAAGACCGGGACCGCGCAAGTTGTCGGCCTCAACATCTCCAGCGGCAAAGGCGGGTTGTGGAAGTATCGCGACCACGGCCTGTTCATATTCTTCGCGCCATTCGATAATCCACGCTACGCCGGTGCCGTGGTCATCGAGCATGGCGGCGGATCGGCCTCTGCCTACCCGATTGCGCGGGATGTCATGACCTTCATGTTCGACCCGAAGAAGGGGCTGGAGGCGCTCGACGCGCTGGAGAAACAGTGGGGCGGTACGCCGCAGCAGCGCCTGGAAGCGCGCTATCGTTCGTATGCCAGCGCTGCCGGCGAGCGGATCGGACCGGCGCCCCGCCGCGTCGAGGACGTGTTTGCGCGGGTGGATGCCGAATCCCGCGCGCCGCAACCTCTTGAAACAGCCGCCGTAAACCCGCCGCCCGAGCCGGTGGGCCGCGCAGCCCCCGCCGCCGGGGGTGATCCGCGATGA